In a single window of the Eshraghiella crossota genome:
- a CDS encoding nitroreductase family protein, whose product MLVEAAALAPSAKNRRPLKYIVYTGKKRQVARSVKQEAHWL is encoded by the coding sequence ATGTTAGTGGAAGCGGCGGCACTTGCCCCATCAGCGAAGAACCGCCGGCCATTGAAATACATTGTATATACCGGCAAGAAAAGACAGGTTGCGAGGTCAGTGAAGCAGGAAGCCCATTGGCTTTAG
- a CDS encoding polysaccharide deacetylase family protein, whose amino-acid sequence MKKKEKITIIFLVVSLMTALVLITLLVLKKPDKSGSEKKADTGPTVKTTADASTTSDAETTSDTEKTTDNEKETTTETPTTAEEETTENPDMLRDNKYNQIAINAKENGQKIVYLTFDDGSGTLTPAVLDTLDKYGVKATFFVVAEYSPSKDFAKEQYNAILAKDHTLGIHSYTHSRANIYQSLDAFKEDIDSVYNYVYELTGFKPYVSRFPGGSSTSFADERMKTEYIPYVKSKGLIYYDWNVSSGDGNGSITSEQVYNNVINGVRNKDVSVVLMHDGSGHEATVEALPRILDTLINEMNCVILPITQSTTPVQADF is encoded by the coding sequence ATGAAGAAAAAAGAAAAAATTACCATAATATTTTTAGTAGTTTCTCTTATGACAGCACTTGTGCTGATAACCTTGCTTGTGCTTAAGAAACCGGACAAATCAGGCAGTGAAAAAAAAGCTGATACCGGTCCTACAGTCAAAACTACAGCTGATGCTTCAACTACGTCTGATGCTGAAACCACATCGGATACAGAAAAAACAACAGATAATGAAAAAGAGACTACTACTGAAACTCCAACCACAGCGGAGGAAGAAACCACCGAAAATCCTGATATGCTTCGAGATAACAAGTACAATCAGATTGCCATTAATGCAAAGGAGAATGGACAAAAGATAGTATATCTGACTTTTGATGACGGCTCGGGTACTCTTACTCCTGCCGTACTTGATACACTTGATAAATATGGTGTTAAGGCAACTTTCTTTGTTGTTGCTGAATATTCCCCTAGTAAGGATTTTGCCAAGGAACAATATAATGCCATTCTTGCAAAAGACCATACACTTGGAATACATTCCTATACCCACTCAAGAGCGAATATATATCAGTCCCTTGATGCTTTTAAAGAAGATATTGACAGCGTATATAATTATGTATATGAATTAACAGGCTTTAAGCCTTATGTATCAAGATTTCCGGGAGGCTCATCCACAAGTTTTGCCGATGAAAGGATGAAAACAGAATATATTCCCTATGTAAAATCAAAAGGGCTCATTTATTATGACTGGAATGTATCATCCGGTGATGGGAATGGGTCAATTACAAGTGAACAGGTATATAATAACGTAATAAACGGGGTCAGAAATAAAGACGTAAGTGTTGTACTTATGCACGATGGCAGCGGTCATGAAGCTACCGTTGAAGCGCTTCCCCGCATTCTTGATACGCTGATTAATGAGATGAATTGTGTTATTTTACCGATAACACAAAGTACAACTCCGGTACAGGCAGATTTTTAA
- a CDS encoding site-specific integrase translates to MNTLKDNSTILFCEYYKQWISVYKEGAIRPVTMSKYKMAYQWLVKLVPELKIRDLDRISYQKLLNEYAEKHEHQTTLDFHHHVKCAILDAVDEGLISRDPTRKAIIKGKKPREKKPKFLNQFELHKLIEDLHLGPKVSWDWFILLVSKTGMRFSEALALTPKDFDFSHQTLSISKTWDYKGKGGFLPTKNQSSVRKIQLDWQTVMQFAELTKSLPNDEPIFIKRSIVYNSTLNGILERHCKNAGIPIISIHGLRHTHASLLLFAGVSIASVARRLGHASMTTTQKTYLHIIHELESKDIDIIMRSLANLN, encoded by the coding sequence ATGAATACTTTAAAAGATAACAGCACAATACTATTTTGCGAATATTATAAGCAGTGGATTTCTGTTTATAAGGAAGGTGCAATAAGGCCTGTAACAATGAGCAAATACAAGATGGCATATCAATGGCTGGTAAAACTTGTCCCTGAGTTAAAAATCAGAGACCTTGACAGAATTTCGTACCAGAAGTTGCTGAATGAGTATGCCGAAAAACATGAACATCAGACCACACTTGATTTCCACCATCATGTAAAATGCGCAATACTTGATGCCGTTGATGAGGGTCTTATATCAAGAGATCCTACAAGAAAAGCTATCATAAAAGGAAAAAAACCAAGAGAAAAAAAGCCAAAATTTCTTAACCAATTTGAGTTACATAAACTGATTGAAGATTTACACCTTGGTCCTAAAGTATCTTGGGACTGGTTTATCCTGTTGGTTTCAAAAACCGGAATGAGATTTTCGGAGGCTCTGGCTCTCACACCAAAAGATTTTGATTTTTCCCATCAGACCTTATCCATATCTAAAACATGGGATTATAAAGGGAAAGGTGGTTTCCTACCCACAAAGAATCAATCTTCAGTACGAAAAATACAATTAGACTGGCAGACAGTAATGCAATTTGCTGAATTAACTAAAAGTCTGCCAAATGATGAACCGATTTTTATAAAAAGAAGCATTGTATATAATTCAACACTAAATGGAATATTAGAAAGGCATTGTAAAAATGCAGGCATACCCATAATTTCCATTCACGGACTAAGGCATACACATGCATCGCTACTACTGTTTGCAGGCGTATCAATTGCAAGTGTTGCCAGAAGATTAGGTCATGCCAGTATGACAACCACGCAAAAAACCTATCTTCACATAATTCACGAACTTGAAAGTAAGGACATTGACATAATTATGCGTTCACTAGCTAACCTGAATTAA
- a CDS encoding SEC-C metal-binding domain-containing protein, translated as MDSNKDILNTISDSNRRFAKKKREEDLLGVPEKVATELEKAMEQEDNGYFDKAKDICVQILATEEGRNVEKVILTLARIYPKVIETDIYDCNKRYQTDVEDYFKFLDSITMNDLMQEYVVETLAKFCELMENEWYRPLFREFVATVEKKGYLTKEEYRKTLDSAYASAESVVYFDDNKVSIIMKNVLKSGYERAYVLAGVEETDKRQKMEMDIYTNIYYLCCYYDNNTDEVEYIMSAYPHSYETIEKDVEEIKSDKQAKISKTLDKLAPFAAKNIDREALKTALDKAYQYVLNSHKQPELIHSGKQPYYRKNTKIGRNDLCPCGSGRKYKQCCGRDVK; from the coding sequence ATGGATTCAAATAAAGATATTTTAAACACTATCAGTGACAGTAACAGACGTTTTGCAAAGAAGAAAAGAGAGGAAGATCTTCTTGGAGTGCCTGAAAAAGTAGCAACAGAGCTTGAGAAAGCAATGGAACAGGAAGATAATGGATATTTTGATAAGGCAAAAGATATATGTGTACAGATTCTTGCAACAGAAGAAGGCAGGAATGTTGAAAAAGTTATACTTACATTGGCAAGAATATATCCAAAAGTTATTGAAACCGATATTTATGACTGTAATAAAAGATACCAGACGGATGTGGAGGATTATTTTAAATTCCTTGACAGCATTACAATGAATGACCTTATGCAGGAATATGTTGTAGAAACATTGGCTAAGTTTTGTGAGTTAATGGAAAATGAATGGTACAGACCTCTTTTCAGGGAATTTGTCGCAACTGTTGAAAAGAAAGGCTATCTCACAAAAGAAGAGTACAGAAAAACCCTTGACTCAGCATACGCATCTGCCGAATCGGTTGTGTATTTTGATGACAATAAAGTAAGCATAATTATGAAGAATGTCCTTAAATCAGGCTATGAAAGAGCCTATGTTTTGGCCGGAGTTGAGGAAACGGACAAAAGACAGAAGATGGAAATGGACATATATACCAATATATATTATCTTTGCTGTTATTATGACAACAATACGGATGAAGTCGAATACATTATGTCAGCATATCCTCACAGCTATGAGACTATAGAAAAAGATGTTGAAGAAATTAAGTCTGATAAACAGGCTAAAATATCAAAAACATTGGATAAACTTGCTCCTTTTGCCGCAAAAAATATAGACAGGGAAGCTCTTAAAACAGCTCTTGACAAAGCATATCAGTATGTTTTGAACAGCCACAAGCAGCCGGAATTAATCCATAGCGGAAAACAGCCTTACTATAGAAAAAATACTAAAATAGGACGCAATGACTTATGTCCATGTGGCTCCGGACGTAAATATAAACAGTGTTGCGGAAGAGATGTAAAATGA
- a CDS encoding ORF6N domain-containing protein codes for MSDNTNIPVIVENTDDRIENLIHYVRGQQIMIDSDLAMLYNVETKRLNESVKRNAKRFPESFCFQLTEDEYDDLRSQIATSNKESGNTSSQGGRRYLPYAFTEQGIAMLSAVLRSDEAIQVSVNIMNTFVKMRRFLAENALMFDKLNSLELKQLEYQKESNEKFDQIFSYISEHEEVGQKIFFDGQIYDAFSLLISLAEKAEKSIVLIDNYVDVGTLNILAKKKDGVDVTIYTVRRTRLAGQDIANFNSQYPTLTVKYTGVFHDRFLIVDETTAYHIGASLKDAGKKCFGITRIEDIGIVSDVLQRLEIETEEAEN; via the coding sequence AATTTAATTCATTATGTGCGTGGACAGCAGATTATGATAGATAGTGATTTGGCAATGCTTTATAATGTCGAAACAAAAAGGTTGAATGAAAGTGTAAAAAGAAATGCTAAACGTTTCCCAGAAAGTTTTTGTTTCCAACTGACAGAAGATGAATACGATGATTTGAGGTCGCAAATTGCGACCTCAAACAAAGAATCAGGGAATACATCATCCCAAGGTGGACGGCGATATTTACCATATGCATTTACGGAACAGGGAATAGCAATGTTGTCAGCAGTTTTAAGAAGTGACGAAGCTATTCAGGTAAGTGTAAATATTATGAACACTTTTGTGAAAATGCGACGCTTTCTGGCTGAAAATGCTTTGATGTTTGATAAGCTGAATAGCTTGGAATTAAAGCAATTAGAGTATCAGAAGGAGTCTAACGAAAAATTTGATCAGATTTTTTCATACATTTCTGAGCATGAAGAAGTGGGGCAGAAAATATTCTTTGATGGTCAGATATATGATGCTTTCAGTCTTTTGATAAGCCTTGCGGAAAAAGCAGAAAAATCAATAGTATTAATTGATAATTATGTTGATGTGGGAACTTTGAATATTCTTGCAAAAAAGAAAGATGGTGTTGATGTAACAATTTATACAGTTCGTCGAACTCGTCTGGCAGGTCAGGACATTGCTAATTTTAACAGTCAGTATCCAACTTTGACCGTAAAGTATACTGGAGTCTTTCATGACAGATTTTTGATAGTTGACGAGACAACAGCATATCACATTGGTGCGTCTCTGAAAGATGCAGGAAAAAAGTGTTTTGGAATAACAAGAATAGAAGATATTGGAATTGTATCAGATGTACTTCAGCGTTTGGAAATTGAAACAGAAGAAGCAGAAAACTAA
- a CDS encoding LrgB family protein: MNEFFQISAFAGVTLSLVAYMIGVFLKKKTKLAIFNPLMISIVVTIIVLIVSKTDYEVYNEGAKYLSWLLTPATVCLAIPLYEQIDLLKKNYKAVFAGILSGVLTSLLTVFVLAKLMKLNHTEYITLLPKSITTAIGMGISEELGGYVTITVAIIVLTGVVGNIFGEIICKIFHITEPISKGLALGTSSHAIGTAKAMEMGEVEGAMSSLSIAVSGILTVIFASVFSHFI, translated from the coding sequence ATGAATGAGTTTTTTCAAATATCGGCATTTGCGGGAGTTACACTGAGCCTTGTGGCATATATGATAGGCGTGTTTCTTAAGAAAAAAACCAAGCTTGCCATATTTAATCCACTTATGATTTCTATTGTGGTTACAATAATTGTCCTCATTGTGTCAAAAACCGATTATGAAGTATATAACGAAGGCGCAAAATATTTAAGCTGGCTTCTTACACCGGCAACGGTATGCCTTGCAATCCCTCTTTATGAACAGATTGATTTATTGAAAAAAAATTACAAAGCTGTATTTGCCGGAATTCTTTCAGGTGTTTTGACAAGCCTTCTTACGGTTTTTGTGCTGGCAAAATTAATGAAATTAAACCATACCGAATACATAACGCTTCTGCCTAAATCAATAACAACGGCAATCGGAATGGGCATATCCGAGGAACTTGGCGGATATGTTACCATAACAGTGGCAATAATTGTACTTACAGGAGTTGTGGGTAATATTTTCGGAGAAATTATATGTAAAATATTCCATATTACCGAACCGATATCAAAAGGTCTTGCACTTGGAACCTCATCACATGCGATAGGAACGGCTAAAGCAATGGAAATGGGAGAAGTGGAAGGAGCAATGAGCAGTCTTTCCATTGCTGTGTCAGGAATTCTGACCGTAATATTTGCATCCGTTTTTTCTCATTTTATTTAA
- a CDS encoding CidA/LrgA family protein, whose protein sequence is MKYLRQFLIIIMISLIGEVMHYFIPLPVPASIYGMAILFVGLMTKIIPLDYVKDAGKLMIEIMPVMFIPAGVGLMASFGVLKPMIIPFCVVLIVTVVTVIIITGHVSQFIIKSGKKKNKENE, encoded by the coding sequence ATGAAATACTTAAGACAGTTTTTAATAATAATAATGATTTCACTTATCGGGGAAGTAATGCATTATTTTATTCCGTTGCCGGTACCGGCAAGTATTTACGGAATGGCAATTCTTTTTGTGGGTCTTATGACAAAAATTATCCCTCTTGATTACGTTAAAGACGCAGGAAAATTAATGATAGAAATCATGCCTGTGATGTTTATACCGGCAGGAGTGGGGCTTATGGCTAGTTTTGGCGTATTAAAGCCCATGATTATTCCGTTTTGCGTGGTTCTTATTGTAACTGTTGTTACGGTTATAATAATAACAGGCCACGTTTCACAGTTTATTATTAAATCAGGAAAGAAGAAAAATAAAGAAAATGAATGA
- the pckA gene encoding phosphoenolpyruvate carboxykinase (ATP), which produces MATIDLTKYGITGATEIVHNPSYELLFEEETKAGLEGYDKGQVSELGAVNVMTGVYTGRSPKDKYIVMDENSKNTVWWTSDEYKNDNHPLSEENWKILKEIAKKELSNKKLYVVDAFCGANKDTRMAIRFIVEVAWQAHFVTNMFIKPTDEELANFEPDFIVYNASKAKVENYKELGLNSETAVAFNITSREQVIINTWYGGEMKKGMFSMMNYYLPLKGIASMHCSANTDKEGKNTAIFFGLSGTGKTTLSTDPNRLLIGDDEHGWDDNGVFNFEGGCYAKVIDLDKDSEPDIYNAIRRNALLENVSLDANGKIDFTDKSVTENTRVSYPINHIENIVRPISSAPAAKNVIFLSADAFGVLPPVSILTPEQTQYYFLSGFTAKLAGTERGITEPTPTFSACFGQAFLELHPTKYAEELVKKMKQSGAKAYLVNTGWNGTGKRISIKDTRGIINAILSGAINNVPTKTIPHFNFEVPTELPGVDTGILDPRDTYADASEWEVKAKDLAGRFVKNFAKYEGNDAGKALVAAGPEA; this is translated from the coding sequence ATGGCAACAATTGATTTAACTAAATATGGCATCACAGGTGCTACTGAAATTGTACACAATCCTTCTTACGAATTATTATTTGAAGAAGAGACTAAGGCAGGCCTTGAAGGTTACGATAAGGGACAGGTTAGTGAACTTGGCGCTGTAAACGTAATGACAGGTGTTTATACAGGACGTTCTCCTAAAGACAAGTACATTGTTATGGATGAGAATTCTAAGAACACAGTATGGTGGACTTCAGATGAATACAAGAATGATAATCATCCACTTTCAGAAGAGAACTGGAAGATTTTAAAGGAAATTGCTAAGAAAGAGCTTTCTAACAAGAAACTTTATGTAGTAGACGCATTCTGCGGTGCTAATAAAGATACACGTATGGCAATTCGTTTTATCGTAGAAGTAGCTTGGCAGGCACACTTTGTTACAAATATGTTCATCAAACCAACAGATGAAGAATTAGCAAATTTTGAACCTGACTTTATTGTATACAACGCTTCTAAGGCAAAAGTTGAGAACTATAAAGAACTTGGCTTAAATTCTGAAACAGCAGTTGCATTTAACATTACAAGCCGTGAACAGGTTATCATCAATACATGGTACGGCGGAGAAATGAAGAAGGGTATGTTCTCTATGATGAACTACTACTTACCTCTTAAGGGTATTGCATCAATGCACTGCTCAGCTAACACAGATAAAGAAGGCAAGAATACAGCAATCTTCTTCGGTTTATCAGGAACAGGTAAGACAACACTTTCAACAGACCCTAACCGTCTCTTAATCGGTGATGATGAACACGGATGGGATGATAACGGCGTATTCAACTTTGAAGGTGGATGCTATGCTAAGGTTATCGACCTTGATAAGGATTCAGAGCCGGATATCTACAATGCAATCAGACGTAATGCTCTCCTTGAGAACGTATCACTTGATGCTAACGGAAAGATTGATTTCACAGATAAGAGTGTAACAGAGAATACAAGAGTATCTTACCCAATTAACCATATCGAAAATATCGTTCGTCCAATTTCTTCAGCTCCAGCAGCTAAGAACGTTATTTTCCTTTCAGCAGATGCTTTCGGAGTTCTTCCTCCTGTATCTATTCTTACACCAGAGCAGACACAGTACTACTTCCTTTCAGGATTTACTGCTAAGCTTGCAGGTACAGAACGTGGAATTACAGAACCAACACCTACATTCTCAGCATGTTTCGGACAGGCATTCCTTGAGTTACATCCAACTAAGTATGCTGAAGAACTTGTTAAGAAGATGAAACAGAGCGGTGCTAAGGCATATCTTGTTAATACAGGTTGGAACGGAACAGGTAAGAGAATTTCTATTAAGGATACAAGAGGAATTATCAATGCTATCTTAAGTGGTGCTATCAACAACGTTCCTACTAAGACAATTCCTCATTTCAATTTTGAAGTTCCTACAGAACTTCCGGGAGTTGACACAGGAATTCTTGATCCACGTGACACATACGCAGATGCTTCTGAATGGGAAGTTAAGGCAAAAGATCTTGCAGGAAGATTTGTTAAGAACTTTGCTAAGTATGAAGGAAATGATGCAGGTAAAGCACTCGTTGCAGCAGGTCCAGAAGCTTAA